One part of the Vicia villosa cultivar HV-30 ecotype Madison, WI linkage group LG6, Vvil1.0, whole genome shotgun sequence genome encodes these proteins:
- the LOC131615244 gene encoding uncharacterized protein LOC131615244, whose translation MSNLTKLDFGALDISGKNYLTWALDAQIHLSAEGHGDTIKEGNKSSDQQKAKAMIFLRRHLHEDLKNEYLTVTDPHVLWKNLKDRYDHQKTVILPKARYEWMHLRLQDFKSVSDYNSAMFRITSKLLLCGEKVTDEDMLEKTFSTFHASNVLLQQQYREKGFIKYSDLISCLLVAEQNNELLMKNHEARPTGTTPFPEVNVARHDHYRKTRGRGRAYARGRGRGRNYAHGLGFDRGRNGNHKNTYFHPKWKNVEKNEKEGQSSKTNENICYRCGGKGHWSRTCRTPKHLVDLYQKSLKNKKEKIETHFANEDDDPDYGNMDVTHLDIGDFFADPDGKIDHLIGDGSVKK comes from the coding sequence ATGTCAAATCTTACAAAATTGGATTTTGGGGCTCTTGATATTTCGGGAAAGAACTATTTGACATGGGCCCTAGACGCCCAAATTCATTTAAGCGCAGAAGGTCACGGTGATACTATTAAAGAAGGAAATAaatcatctgatcaacaaaaggcAAAAGCCATGATATTCCTCCGTCGTCACCTTCACGAGGATCTTAAAAATGAGTATCTTACCGTAACTGACCCACATGTCTTGTGGAAAAATTTGAAAGATAGATATGATCATCAAAAAACGGTTATCCTACCAAAAGCTCGATATGAATGGATGCATTTACGTTTGCAGGATTTTAAAAGTGTAAGTGATTATAATTCTGCAATGTTTAGAATAACTTCTAAGTTATTATTATGTGGAGAAAAAGTAACTGATGAAGATATGCTAGAAAAAACATTTTCCACTTTTCATGCATCCAATGTGCTCCTGCAGCAGCAGTATCGAGAAAAGGGGTTTATTAAATATTCTGACCTAATATCTTGTCTTCTTGTGGCTGAGCAAAATAATGAACTATTGATGAAAAATCACGAGGCCCGTCCCACTGGTACAACTCCATTCCCAGAAGTGAATGTGGCAAGGCACGACCACTATAGGAAAACTCGTGGTCGCGGTCGTGCATATGCACGTGGTCGTGGTCGTGGTCGTAATTATGCTCATGGTCTTGGTTTTGATCGTGGTCGCAATGGGAATCATAAAAACACATATTTCCACCCGAAGTGGAAAAAtgttgaaaagaatgaaaaagagggtcAGAGTagcaaaacaaatgaaaatatttGCTATCGTTGTGGAGGAAAAGGTCATTGGAGTCGCACTTGTCGTACTCCAAAACACCTTGTTGATCTTTATCAAAAATCactgaaaaataaaaaggaaaagatcgAGACTCACTTtgctaatgaagatgatgatccaGATTATGGTAATATGGATGTTACCCATTTAGATATTGGTGACTTCTTTGCTGATCCAGATggaaaaattgatcaccttattgGAGATGGAAGCGTCAAGAAATAA